In Saccharomyces cerevisiae S288C chromosome VIII, complete sequence, a genomic segment contains:
- the PEX28 gene encoding Pex28p (Peroxisomal integral membrane peroxin; involved in the regulation of peroxisomal size, number and distribution; genetic interactions suggest that Pex28p and Pex29p act at steps upstream of those mediated by Pex30p, Pex31p, and Pex32p), whose product MSETSSSRRSASKDAVKSYFAGKYNKVLDSILEAEAAISKSPTVAEDLSGSSSSGNSEMSHPSLTASSATSQGISKKELLQQIAGSLFSTSIERLKTAHSSEVSSTPEYSVNDSYGEQECRECDGVFKCSAHFEGAPEYYDDETESGPALEPMTSNSEKDPFIDVFLDKLISRLVPEKLPEREHFSSKTTIEHDLDTGRVPVFSATTLGSNFKKLSKKMGSIFELQDSIVRLLTWRNPTGTVTSLILFTLICFNPMYLVILPIFRFVYGIVVPGYVRKHPLQRSIYPLKRNHGSSLLYDVCYEGKNEYSYGQQFFSKSFMDTLESRNQEIDEISELDKRTENTGELKQGMKVLINLRDMQNMTSGTLHVIEAINSFLRKSSSFQNEECSTKRFFTGFLLIVFLKILSPFVNWSYVCSIFAWCLLIYMHPRAHPKIISFFKTGTMGKEYKNLKKREHQALNMIFDEQPETKFIEIFEIYKKALLPNDWKFFRYSNRIFDPQDPYRRAQQFPPGVDSLADVIPPTGWSFDPNFEWKIDNDVDRWVVERGLNLPITGEFLFDPMFKRRRLIHRVIKNATPVA is encoded by the coding sequence ATGAGTGAGACCAGCTCAAGTCGCAGGAGCGCGAGTAAAGACGCTGTCAAATCTTACTTCGCAGGCAAATACAATAAAGTGTTGGATTCTATACTGGAGGCAGAAGCAGCAATATCAAAATCGCCAACTGTAGCAGAAGATCTATCAGGAAGCTCCTCCAGCGGAAATTCTGAGATGAGCCATCCTTCGCTAACCGCCTCCTCCGCAACAAGCCAAGGCATTAGCAAAAAGGAACTACTCCAACAAATTGCTGGTTCATTATTCAGTACGTCCATTGAGCGCCTGAAGACTGCCCACTCATCAGAAGTATCAAGTACTCCGGAATATTCAGTAAATGATTCGTATGGAGAGCAAGAGTGCAGGGAGTGCGATGGTGTTTTCAAGTGTTCAGCGCACTTTGAGGGCGCGCCCGAATATTATGACGATGAAACCGAATCAGGGCCAGCTCTAGAACCTATGACTTCCAATAGTGAAAAAGATCCTTTTATCGATGTATTTTTGGATAAACTAATATCGAGGTTGGTCCCTGAAAAGCTACCAGAAAGAGAGCATTTTAGTAGCAAAACCACCATTGAGCATGATCTAGACACAGGAAGGGTTCCCGTGTTTTCAGCAACTACATTGGGTagtaatttcaaaaaattgtcTAAGAAAATGGGCTCAATATTTGAACTCCAGGACTCCATAGTTCGACTGCTGACTTGGAGAAACCCTACCGGGACGGTGACGTCGTTAATATTATTCACTTTGATATGTTTTAATCCAATGTACTTGGTAATTTTGCCTATATTCCGCTTTGTCTATGGTATTGTAGTTCCTGGCTATGTGCGTAAACATCCTTTACAAAGGAGTATATATCCTCTGAAACGGAATCACGGATCATCATTGTTATATGATGTGTGCTATGAGGGAAAAAATGAGTACAGCTACGGTCAACAGTTTTTCTCCAAATCTTTTATGGACACTTTGGAATcaagaaatcaagaaataGACGAAATATCAGAATTAGATAAAAGAACCGAAAACACAGGGGAATTGAAACAAGGAATGAAAGTACTAATTAATTTACGCGATATGCAAAACATGACCTCTGGTACCCTTCATGTTATTGAGGCAATCAATAGTTTTCTTCGTAAGTCTTCTAGTTTTCAAAACGAAGAGTGCTCCACTAAACGTTTTTTTACAGGATTTCTTTTGATTGTTttcttaaaaatattatcacCATTTGTGAATTGGAGCTATGTATGTAGCATATTCGCCTGGTGCTTACTGATATATATGCATCCAAGAGCTCAtccaaaaataataagttttttcaaaacagGAACAATGGGAAAAGAATacaaaaacttgaaaaaaagagaacaCCAGGCGCTTAACATGATATTCGATGAACAACCGGAAACTAAATTCATCgagatttttgaaatatataaaaaggCCTTACTGCCGAACGACTGGAAGTTTTTCCGATATTCAAATAGAATTTTCGATCCTCAAGATCCGTATAGAAGAGCACAGCAATTCCCACCGGGAGTAGATTCTTTGGCTGATGTTATTCCCCCCACAGGCTGGTCATTTGATCCTAATTTTGAGTGGAAAATTGACAATGATGTGGATAGGTGGGTGGTAGAACGTGGGTTGAATCTGCCAATTACCGGCGAATTCTTATTTGATCCAATGTTCAAGAGGAGGAGACTGATACATCGTGTTATTAAGAATGCAACACCAGTAGCATAA
- the SKG6 gene encoding Skg6p (Integral membrane protein; localizes primarily to growing sites such as the bud tip or the cell periphery; potential Cdc28p substrate; Skg6p interacts with Zds1p and Zds2p; SKG6 has a paralog, TOS2, that arose from the whole genome duplication), producing MYHTHMHESLISVTSTVSVSDASYAYARLTRRDDSDSSSSSASSTKNSKSAECTGSKQQCQLPTDSSHSTSVTVGVAVAVPVGVIIIVLAVILCIVYRRSKKEAEEDNDPDFEGDSEFLPTMKDYSPGINHLYSSDSQQDFMEKTLQQPPSDPFVGSMHSSKYNVRSATPPAIGRSWYVDPFQLPQESNDSNSLRDFAMRVQEDGLGGYKVAAESRNASQTSLHPDNFSNCTPIRASSRFQESESFRSHGSPIHNNQLSRGSATEGANKQFTFPNEDNDSSSVSEEAEVLNESNESASNDAFEFELDNSSEKTHERNLRFGKDDDNYELQDIREAEHMNDRSSSKSQDDDYYVSLLSPNEEEDIKRMKSIYQVYLDRAKTMKKEEDKADNANDISQEENRVDNIVQNPLPSIKINNNDNIDNNEVPEAKHLVKEALPLNNTNLAEYGPEMAQSQKQYPVQDTLTVNDTEAAPSNRIASSIYSEAIQPLNYQDQYQQQEQSPVYNGHTQYPGNGYSGNPQQQGYTAQFVQNPQWYGVPTPQQQQHNHPQTLETIGELPTPAYLAQSASSHSLTSFKRPNKQQLLQLQTARLNGTALNPVDHPEMFYSPTNDAYYAPQQQGQYMKFNENGAVPSPYQLRQSVVMTNPSDLTAKPSYKPAGSFRSVSATNSRNNSLTTQNNIYLQQQQQQLYNSRVSGILEETDVVQPPSVGGILPHSGSQDDLRKQLGSSHNYTVN from the coding sequence ATGTACCACACCCATATGCATGAAAGTTTAATATCTGTGACTTCAACGGTAAGTGTTTCTGATGCGTCTTATGCTTATGCAAGGCTCACTAGAAGAGACGATAGCGattcatcttcttcctcagCATCCAGCACGAAAAATAGCAAATCTGCTGAATGTACAGGCTCTAAACAGCAATGTCAATTACCCACAGATTCGAGTCACAGCACCAGTGTAACTGTTGGTGTGGCTGTTGCGGTACCAGTAGGTGTCATTATCATTGTTCTGGCTGTGATACTTTGCATTGTGTATAGGAGAAGCAAAAAGGAAGCTGAGGAAGATAATGATCCAGATTTCGAAGGAGATTCTGAATTTTTACCGACAATGAAGGATTATTCACCTGGAATAAATCATTTGTACTCTAGCGACTCGCAGCAAGACTTCATGGAAAAGACCTTGCAACAGCCGCCTTCAGATCCCTTTGTTGGTAGCATGCATAGTAGTAAATATAATGTGAGAAGCGCTACCCCACCTGCAATTGGTCGGTCATGGTACGTAGACccgtttcagcttccacaGGAATCGAACGACTCTAACAGTTTGAGAGATTTTGCCATGAGAGTACAAGAAGATGGACTAGGTGGCTATAAAGTTGCGGCCGAGTCTAGAAATGCCAGTCAAACGTCCTTGCATCCTGATAACTTTTCGAATTGTACACCAATAAGAGCGTCTTCAAGATTTCAAGAGAGTGAAAGCTTTCGATCTCACGGTAGCCCAATCCATAATAACCAGCTTTCCCGTGGTTCTGCCACAGAAGGTGCCAACAAGCAGTTTACATTTCCTAATGAAGACAATGATTCGTCCTCAGTTAGTGAAGAGGCTGAGGTTTTGAATGAGTCAAATGAGTCTGCAAGCAATGACGCGTTCGAATTCGAACTTGATAATAGTTCAGAAAAGACACATGAAAGGAATCTGCGTTTTGGTAaggatgatgataattATGAACTTCAAGATATCAGAGAAGCTGAACATATGAATGATCGTAGTAGCAGTAAAAGTCAAGATGATGATTACTATGTATCACTCTTATCCCctaatgaagaagaagatattaaGAGAATGAAAAGTATTTATCAAGTTTATTTGGATAGAGCtaaaacaatgaaaaaggaagaggATAAAGCAGATAATGCAAATGATATATCGCAGGAGGAGAATAGAGTGGATAATATAGTCCAGAATCCACTGCCTTCTatcaaaattaataataacGACAATATCGACAATAATGAGGTACCGGAAGCAAAACACCTGGTGAAAGAAGCACTTCCTCTAAACAATACTAACTTGGCAGAATATGGTCCAGAAATGGCCCAAAGCCAGAAACAATATCCAGTGCAGGATACACTCACCGTGAACGATACGGAAGCAGCGCCTTCCAATAGAATTGCTTCCTCAATTTATTCCGAAGCAATTCAGCCGTTGAATTATCAGGATCAATATCAACAACAGGAACAATCACCAGTATATAATGGCCACACACAGTATCCTGGCAATGGATATAGCGGAAATCCTCAGCAACAGGGGTATACTGCGCAATTCGTGCAAAATCCACAATGGTACGGTGTACCAACTCctcaacaacagcaacatAATCATCCTCAGACCCTGGAAACTATTGGAGAATTACCAACTCCCGCATATTTAGCTCAATCAGCTTCCTCGCATTCATTGACCTCTTTTAAAAGACCAAACAAGCAacaacttcttcaattaCAGACTGCCAGACTAAACGGAACTGCGTTAAATCCGGTCGATCATCCGGAAATGTTTTATTCACCGACAAACGATGCCTATTATGCTCCACAGCAGCAAGGCCAATATATGAAGTTTAACGAAAATGGGGCGGTTCCTTCACCTTATCAACTTAGACAAAGTGTGGTAATGACCAATCCTTCGGATTTGACGGCAAAACCATCTTATAAGCCAGCAGGTTCTTTCAGAAGTGTAAGCGCAACcaattcaagaaataacAGTCTGACCACACAAAATAATATCTATCtgcaacagcagcagcagcaactGTATAATTCTCGTGTTAGTGGGATATTAGAAGAGACAGATGTTGTACAGCCACCAAGTGTTGGTGGAATTTTGCCACATAGTGGTTCACAGGACGATTTAAGAAAACAATTAGGCTCTTCACATAATTATACCGTCAACTGA
- the IMP3 gene encoding snoRNA-binding rRNA-processing protein IMP3 (Subunit of the MPP10 chaperone complex and the small subunit (SSU) processome; contains U3 snoRNA binding and RNA chaperone activities; SSU processome is required for pre-18S rRNA processing; essential protein that interacts with Mpp10p and mediates interactions of Imp4p and Mpp10p with U3 snoRNA), which yields MVRKLKHHEQKLLKKVDFLEWKQDQGHRDTQVMRTYHIQNREDYHKYNRICGDIRRLANKLSLLPPTDPFRRKHEQLLLDKLYAMGVLTTKSKISDLENKVTVSAICRRRLPVIMHRLKMAETIQDAVKFIEQGHVRVGPNLINDPAYLVTRNMEDYVTWVDNSKIKKTLLRYRNQIDDFDFS from the coding sequence ATGGTTAGAAAACTAAAGCATCATGAGCaaaagttattgaaaaaagtagACTTCCTTGAATGGAAGCAGGACCAAGGCCACCGGGACACTCAGGTCATGAGAACATATCATATTCAGAATCGTGAAGATTATCATAAATACAATAGGATATGCGGTGATATTCGTCGTCTTGCCAATaaattatcattattaccTCCCACTGATCCATTTCGTCGCAAACATGAGCAATTATTACTGGACAAGCTATACGCTATGGGTGTCCTGACAACTAAATCAAAGATTTCTGATCtggaaaataaagttaCTGTTAGTGCCATCTGTAGGAGGCGATTACCTGTAATAATGCATAGATTAAAAATGGCGGAAACTATACAAGATGCAGTCAAGTTCATTGAACAAGGGCATGTTCGCGTGGGTCCAAATTTGATCAACGATCCAGCCTACCTCGTAACGAGAAATATGGAGGACTACGTTACTTGGGTGGACAACTCTAAGATCAAGAAAACCTTGTTGAGATACAGAAACCAAATCGAcgattttgatttttcataA